A single Bifidobacterium scardovii JCM 12489 = DSM 13734 DNA region contains:
- a CDS encoding citrate synthase, with amino-acid sequence MATAQLNVDEGKYTLPVVKATAGPDGIVVSDLRNDGWVTLDPGFLTTAQCESKITFIDGNNSILRYRGYPIEQLCEQSDFLEVAWLLRHGELPTKDQYDKFCSDVNHRTMVGEDFRTFMGSFPRTAHPMSVLASAINALATFYPDTTDVNDSDQLDEAATIIMAKVRTIVSYIFRRRRDEPMLYPDYARGYVDDFVRMCFAVPYEPFESDPLYVHALGRLLIIHADHEQNCSTSVVRIAGSAHANLYSAVAAGVNALSGPLHGGANEAVLRQLKAIRDSGKTVGEFVEWAKENGKRISGLGHRVYKSYDPRAAIAKTYLQKIMEREDTLRLPADERALFDVATELEGIALSDEYFVSRHLYPNVDFYTGLIYRAIGFDPAMFTTLFALGRIPGWIAQYREMLADPNTKIGRPRQVYTGEDLRDYVPMDER; translated from the coding sequence ATGGCAACCGCCCAGCTGAATGTGGATGAGGGCAAGTACACGCTTCCGGTCGTCAAGGCCACCGCGGGGCCGGACGGCATCGTCGTCTCCGATCTGCGCAACGACGGCTGGGTCACGCTCGATCCCGGATTCCTGACCACCGCGCAGTGCGAGTCGAAGATCACCTTCATCGACGGCAACAACTCGATCCTGCGCTACCGCGGCTATCCGATCGAGCAGCTGTGCGAGCAGTCCGATTTTCTCGAGGTCGCCTGGCTGCTGCGCCACGGCGAGCTGCCGACCAAGGACCAGTACGACAAATTCTGCTCCGACGTGAACCACCGCACGATGGTCGGCGAGGATTTCCGCACCTTCATGGGCTCGTTCCCGCGCACCGCGCACCCGATGAGCGTGCTCGCCTCCGCGATCAACGCGCTCGCCACGTTCTACCCGGACACCACCGACGTCAACGACTCGGACCAGCTGGATGAGGCCGCGACGATCATCATGGCGAAGGTGCGCACGATCGTGAGCTACATCTTCCGCCGCCGCCGTGACGAGCCGATGCTCTACCCGGACTACGCGCGCGGCTACGTCGACGACTTCGTGCGCATGTGCTTCGCCGTGCCGTACGAGCCGTTCGAATCCGATCCGCTGTACGTGCATGCGCTCGGCCGTCTGCTCATCATCCACGCCGACCACGAGCAGAATTGCTCGACCTCCGTGGTGCGCATCGCCGGCTCCGCCCATGCGAACCTGTATTCGGCGGTCGCCGCCGGCGTCAACGCGCTGTCCGGCCCGCTGCACGGCGGGGCGAACGAGGCGGTGCTGCGCCAGCTCAAGGCCATCCGCGATTCGGGCAAGACGGTCGGGGAATTCGTGGAATGGGCCAAGGAGAACGGCAAGCGCATCTCCGGGCTCGGGCACCGCGTGTACAAGTCGTACGATCCGCGCGCGGCCATCGCCAAGACGTATCTGCAGAAGATCATGGAGCGCGAGGACACGCTTCGGCTGCCGGCCGACGAGCGGGCGCTGTTCGACGTGGCCACCGAGCTGGAAGGCATCGCGCTGAGCGACGAATATTTCGTGTCTCGCCACCTGTATCCGAACGTCGATTTCTACACGGGTCTGATCTACCGCGCGATCGGCTTCGACCCGGCCATGTTCACCACGCTGTTCGCGCTCGGCCGCATCCCCGGCTGGATCGCGCAGTACCGCGAGATGCTCGCCGACCCGAACACGAAGATCGGCCGCCCGCGCCAGGTCTACACCGGTGAGGACCTGCGCGACTACGTGCCGATGGACGAGCGGTAG
- the dapD gene encoding 2,3,4,5-tetrahydropyridine-2,6-dicarboxylate N-succinyltransferase — MTNERTAWGWGLASVDAAGNTLDVWYPTLSLGEAPAEADRPNHGFGALTHETADARGVRRIPVFTVSSLDEPIADTADAYLRLHLMSLRLAKPNTLNLDGIFAKLTNVVWTNYGPFAVDDFALRKIDVESALRASAPAAAGVPAPIATVNVFGVDKFPRMIDYVTPTGVRIGDADRVRLGAYLSEGTTVMHAGFVNFNAGTLGVSMVEGRVSQGVVVGNGSDIGGGASIMGTLSGGGKLRNSIGEHSLLGANAGIGISLGDNCVVEAGLYVTAGTKITIWDKAKAAAGEPLEVVKGADLSGKDNILFIRNSVNGRIEARYRKTGIELNAKLHKN, encoded by the coding sequence ATGACGAACGAACGCACCGCATGGGGCTGGGGTCTGGCCTCGGTGGACGCCGCCGGCAACACACTGGACGTGTGGTATCCCACGCTTTCCCTCGGCGAGGCTCCCGCCGAAGCCGACCGTCCGAACCACGGGTTCGGCGCGCTGACGCACGAGACGGCCGACGCCCGCGGCGTGCGCCGCATCCCCGTGTTCACGGTCTCCTCGCTGGACGAGCCGATCGCCGACACCGCCGACGCATACCTGCGTCTGCATCTGATGAGCCTGCGCCTGGCCAAGCCGAACACGCTGAACCTCGACGGCATCTTCGCCAAGCTCACCAACGTGGTGTGGACCAACTACGGCCCGTTCGCCGTCGACGATTTCGCGCTGCGTAAGATCGACGTGGAGTCCGCGCTGCGCGCCTCCGCCCCGGCCGCGGCCGGCGTCCCCGCGCCGATCGCCACGGTGAACGTGTTCGGCGTGGACAAGTTCCCGCGCATGATCGACTACGTCACGCCGACCGGCGTGCGCATCGGCGACGCGGACCGCGTGCGTCTGGGCGCATATCTGTCCGAGGGCACCACCGTCATGCACGCCGGATTCGTGAACTTCAACGCCGGCACCCTCGGCGTCTCCATGGTCGAGGGGCGCGTCTCGCAAGGCGTGGTGGTCGGCAACGGCTCCGACATCGGCGGCGGCGCCTCGATCATGGGCACGCTCTCCGGCGGCGGCAAGCTGCGCAACTCGATCGGCGAGCATTCGCTGCTCGGCGCGAACGCCGGCATCGGCATCTCGCTGGGTGACAACTGCGTGGTCGAGGCTGGCCTGTACGTGACCGCCGGCACCAAGATCACCATCTGGGACAAGGCCAAGGCCGCCGCCGGCGAACCGCTTGAGGTCGTCAAGGGCGCCGACCTGTCCGGCAAGGACAACATCCTGTTCATCCGCAACTCGGTCAACGGCCGCATCGAGGCCCGCTACCGCAAGACCGGTATCGAGCTCAACGCCAAGCTGCACAAGAACTGA
- the prfB gene encoding peptide chain release factor 2: MAEFDYSQAIGDARAKYESIAKALDLDRLKADIKDLETKAAEPGLWDDPENAQKITSKLSAAQAQLRRLNSASQRIDDVETLVELGREMEDDDSLAEAKTEIGSIQQDLDDMEIQTLLDGEYDERSAVVTIRSGAGGVDAADFAQMLLRMYLRWAERNGYKAKVMDTSYAEEAGIKSATFQVDAPYAFGRLSVEGGTHRLVRISPFDNQGRRQTSFAAVEVVPLVEATDHIDIPDTDIRIDTYCSSGPGGQGVNTTYSAVRITHLPTGIVVTMQDERSQIQNRAAAMAVLQSRLLVLRHEEEAKKKKEIAGDIKASWGDQMRSYVLHPYQMVKDLRTGYETSQTQAVFDGDIDAFIEAGIRWRHEQRREAAAEAEN, encoded by the coding sequence ATGGCAGAATTTGACTATTCCCAGGCGATTGGCGACGCGCGCGCCAAATACGAATCCATTGCCAAGGCGCTGGACCTCGATCGGCTCAAGGCCGATATCAAGGATCTGGAGACCAAGGCGGCCGAACCCGGCCTGTGGGACGATCCCGAGAACGCGCAGAAGATCACGAGCAAGCTGTCGGCCGCGCAGGCCCAGCTGCGCCGACTGAACTCGGCCAGCCAGCGCATCGACGATGTCGAGACGCTGGTCGAGCTCGGCCGCGAGATGGAGGACGACGACTCCCTGGCCGAGGCGAAGACCGAGATCGGTTCCATCCAGCAGGACCTCGACGACATGGAGATCCAGACGCTGCTTGACGGCGAGTACGACGAGCGCTCCGCGGTGGTCACGATCCGCTCCGGCGCCGGCGGCGTCGACGCGGCCGACTTCGCGCAGATGCTGCTGCGCATGTACCTGCGCTGGGCCGAGCGCAACGGCTACAAGGCCAAGGTGATGGACACCTCGTACGCCGAGGAGGCCGGCATCAAGTCCGCCACCTTCCAGGTCGACGCGCCGTACGCGTTCGGCCGCCTGTCGGTCGAGGGCGGCACGCACCGCCTGGTGCGCATCTCGCCGTTCGACAACCAGGGCCGCCGCCAGACCAGCTTCGCCGCGGTCGAGGTGGTGCCGCTCGTCGAGGCGACCGACCACATCGACATCCCGGATACCGATATCCGCATCGACACCTACTGCTCGTCCGGCCCCGGCGGTCAGGGCGTGAACACCACGTACTCCGCGGTGCGCATCACCCACCTGCCCACCGGCATCGTCGTGACGATGCAGGACGAGCGCTCGCAGATCCAGAACCGCGCGGCCGCGATGGCCGTGCTGCAGTCCAGGCTGCTGGTGCTGCGCCATGAGGAAGAGGCCAAGAAGAAGAAGGAGATCGCCGGCGACATCAAGGCCAGCTGGGGCGACCAGATGCGTTCCTACGTGCTGCACCCGTACCAGATGGTCAAGGATCTGCGCACCGGGTACGAGACGTCGCAGACCCAAGCGGTGTTCGACGGCGACATCGACGCGTTCATCGAGGCCGGCATCCGCTGGCGCCACGAACAGCGCCGCGAAGCCGCAGCCGAAGCGGAGAACTAA
- the ftsE gene encoding cell division ATP-binding protein FtsE, protein MALISLDHVSKIYPKGTRPALDDINLHIERGDFVFLVGASGSGKTTLLSLLLREEEASDGEIHVAGSDLRRLTNRQVPQYRRSIGFIFQDYKLLNNKTVWQNVAFALEVIGTRRSTIKSLVPKVLQTVGLTGKENSYPHELSGGEQQRVTIARAYVNHPQILLADEPTGNLDPTTSLGIMEVLDAINRTGTTIVMATHNEEIVNSMRKRVVELHTGRIVRDEAQGSYDSALFFPDAETESKSQQAIGATAPAASADDGAAGSGTSGTSGTAGDERFRRVQTIESQTVIEQADARDGHVTRVEQAERVVDAVSASINADETDAGIARLANSVHSGRTGRYGEAFAPVEQTLTWGKGLKLDEYAAQKEKDAASAGQPSAQADAHPADAPATASSASSATSSSAAASSASDGGSPADTPSDGGSADERPVPPATRDLPPAPPAPPAPPVAGHRHDQHDAKGDRR, encoded by the coding sequence ATGGCACTCATCTCGTTGGACCATGTGAGCAAGATCTACCCCAAGGGCACGCGTCCGGCGTTGGACGATATCAACCTGCACATCGAACGCGGCGATTTCGTGTTCCTGGTCGGCGCGTCCGGCTCGGGCAAGACCACGCTGCTGAGCCTGCTGCTGCGCGAGGAGGAGGCCTCGGACGGCGAGATCCACGTGGCCGGCAGCGACCTGCGCCGCCTGACGAACCGGCAGGTGCCGCAGTACCGCCGTTCCATCGGCTTTATCTTCCAGGACTACAAGCTGCTCAACAACAAGACGGTCTGGCAGAACGTGGCGTTCGCGCTCGAGGTGATCGGCACCCGCCGTTCCACCATCAAGTCGCTGGTGCCGAAGGTGCTGCAGACCGTCGGGTTGACCGGCAAGGAGAACAGCTACCCGCACGAGCTGTCCGGCGGCGAGCAGCAGCGCGTGACGATCGCCCGCGCCTACGTGAACCACCCGCAGATCCTGCTGGCCGACGAGCCGACGGGCAACCTCGACCCGACCACGTCGCTGGGCATCATGGAGGTGCTGGACGCGATCAACCGCACCGGCACCACGATCGTCATGGCCACGCACAACGAGGAGATCGTCAATTCGATGCGCAAGCGCGTGGTCGAGCTGCACACCGGCAGGATCGTGCGCGACGAGGCCCAGGGATCGTATGATTCCGCATTGTTCTTCCCGGACGCCGAGACCGAGTCGAAGAGCCAGCAGGCGATCGGTGCCACGGCGCCAGCCGCGTCGGCCGACGATGGAGCCGCCGGCTCCGGCACTTCCGGTACTTCCGGCACGGCCGGCGACGAGCGTTTCCGCAGGGTGCAGACCATCGAATCGCAGACCGTGATCGAGCAAGCCGATGCCCGTGACGGGCATGTCACGCGCGTCGAGCAGGCGGAGCGCGTGGTGGACGCCGTTTCCGCGTCGATCAACGCCGACGAGACGGATGCGGGGATCGCGCGGCTGGCGAATTCCGTGCATTCCGGGCGCACCGGCCGCTACGGCGAGGCCTTTGCCCCTGTCGAGCAGACGCTGACCTGGGGCAAGGGCCTGAAACTGGACGAATACGCGGCCCAGAAGGAGAAGGACGCGGCCTCGGCCGGGCAGCCGTCGGCGCAGGCGGATGCGCATCCGGCCGATGCCCCGGCGACGGCATCGTCCGCATCGTCGGCAACATCGTCGTCGGCAGCGGCATCGTCGGCATCGGACGGGGGATCGCCCGCGGACACGCCGTCCGACGGCGGTTCCGCCGACGAGCGGCCCGTGCCGCCGGCAACGAGGGATCTGCCGCCGGCTCCGCCCGCTCCTCCGGCACCGCCGGTTGCCGGGCATCGCCATGATCAGCACGACGCGAAGGGGGACCGTCGATGA
- the ftsX gene encoding permease-like cell division protein FtsX encodes MRARFILSETWTSLRRNVPMLLSVMLVTFISFLFIGASVLTQAQITKAKAGWYDQVEVVVWLCPDGTSQSANCASGKSPTAPEIDALQKTIRDELPDVVSKITYVSKQDFYKDTFLKQYPNGEYQGRTMTADDMQDSLWLKLKNPEKYQVVAEVLSGQNGVEEVSDQRQIFEPVFAVLNRATVTTAVLAAVMVLVAILLTSTTIRMSAASRSKETEIMRLVGASNWTIRLPFILEGTLASLVGSILSCVTISVIVRVFITGWLSQSVTWIPYVDQTTVLLMSPFLVLGAVLLSVIASTISLRRYLKA; translated from the coding sequence ATGAGAGCGCGATTCATTCTGTCCGAAACGTGGACCAGCCTGAGGCGCAACGTGCCGATGCTGCTGTCGGTGATGCTGGTCACGTTCATTTCGTTCCTGTTCATCGGCGCGTCGGTGCTGACCCAGGCGCAGATCACCAAGGCCAAGGCCGGGTGGTACGACCAGGTCGAGGTCGTGGTGTGGCTGTGCCCGGACGGGACCAGCCAGTCGGCGAACTGCGCCAGCGGCAAGTCGCCGACCGCGCCTGAGATCGACGCCCTGCAGAAGACGATCCGCGACGAGCTGCCCGATGTGGTGTCGAAGATCACGTACGTGTCGAAGCAGGATTTCTACAAGGACACCTTCCTCAAGCAGTATCCGAACGGCGAGTACCAGGGCCGCACGATGACGGCCGACGACATGCAGGACTCGCTGTGGCTCAAGCTCAAGAATCCGGAGAAATACCAGGTCGTGGCCGAGGTGCTGTCCGGGCAGAACGGCGTGGAGGAGGTCTCCGACCAGCGCCAGATCTTCGAGCCGGTGTTCGCGGTGCTCAACCGGGCGACGGTGACGACGGCGGTGCTGGCCGCCGTGATGGTGCTGGTCGCCATCCTGCTCACCAGCACCACGATCCGCATGTCGGCCGCTTCGCGCAGCAAGGAGACCGAGATCATGCGGCTGGTCGGCGCCTCGAACTGGACGATCCGCCTGCCGTTCATCCTGGAGGGCACGCTCGCCTCGCTGGTCGGTTCGATCCTGTCGTGCGTGACGATATCGGTGATCGTCAGGGTGTTCATCACCGGGTGGCTGTCGCAGTCGGTGACGTGGATCCCCTACGTCGACCAGACCACCGTGCTGCTGATGTCGCCGTTCCTGGTGCTCGGCGCCGTGCTGCTGTCGGTGATCGCCTCGACGATCTCGCTGCGGCGGTATCTCAAGGCGTAG
- a CDS encoding CHAP domain-containing protein has translation MSLTRISRPAMAALSVTAMCASLGFAMTAPVPQARADTYSDLVNAQAQQQSSAQREAELRAQLSGVNSELADKIIELDTLTNTTIPEAQNNVTAANEAAAAAQSEADAVAERLAAAQKDKETLEAQIAQTGEDYDDAHAAVAQMARDSMHGSDASDVMSVVTGSTSTKEFVNSMQTRDALSRTEANAASDAAVSLNTSMNRSDRLAAIEKQITQLKSKADEAAAAAQSSATAAQNKRDSLEELRQSGEAKRAELESLQGQLESDSAKQAAQTVLIQSQVDSLNNQYLQEQAAAAQKPNTDGQGTYQPPSSGGNTGGSTGGGTTGGSTGGGSTGGGSTGGSSTGQGTSNGDYGNAYVAGQCTWYVYNRRAEMGIGTPSYLGNGGDWWRTAPSYGLRVDHNPQVGAALSFIPGQDFSDGVYGHVAVVEAVYGDGTFLISEMNWGGPYQLHSRVLTNMGQYWFVH, from the coding sequence ATGTCTTTGACCCGAATCAGCAGGCCGGCGATGGCGGCGCTTTCCGTCACCGCGATGTGCGCGTCCCTGGGATTCGCCATGACCGCACCGGTGCCCCAGGCGCGGGCCGACACATACAGCGATCTGGTCAACGCGCAGGCGCAGCAGCAGTCCAGCGCGCAGCGCGAGGCGGAATTGCGCGCGCAGCTGTCGGGTGTCAACAGCGAGCTGGCCGACAAGATCATCGAGCTGGATACGCTGACCAACACGACGATCCCCGAAGCGCAGAACAACGTGACCGCGGCCAACGAGGCAGCGGCCGCCGCCCAGAGCGAGGCCGACGCCGTGGCCGAGCGCCTCGCCGCCGCGCAGAAGGACAAGGAGACCCTCGAGGCGCAGATCGCGCAGACCGGCGAGGACTACGACGACGCGCACGCGGCGGTCGCCCAGATGGCGCGCGATTCGATGCACGGCTCGGACGCATCCGACGTGATGAGCGTGGTCACCGGGTCGACCAGCACCAAGGAATTCGTCAATTCGATGCAGACGCGCGACGCGCTGTCGCGCACCGAGGCCAACGCGGCATCCGACGCCGCGGTCTCGCTGAACACCTCGATGAACCGCAGCGACCGCCTGGCGGCCATCGAAAAGCAGATCACCCAGCTCAAGTCCAAGGCCGACGAGGCCGCCGCGGCCGCGCAGTCGTCCGCCACCGCCGCGCAGAACAAGCGCGATTCGCTGGAGGAGCTGCGCCAGAGCGGCGAGGCGAAGCGCGCCGAACTGGAGTCGCTGCAGGGGCAGCTGGAAAGCGACAGCGCCAAGCAGGCCGCGCAGACCGTGCTCATCCAGTCGCAGGTCGATTCGCTGAACAACCAGTATCTGCAGGAGCAGGCAGCCGCGGCGCAGAAGCCGAACACCGACGGGCAGGGCACCTACCAGCCGCCGAGCAGCGGCGGCAACACGGGCGGATCCACCGGAGGCGGCACCACCGGCGGTTCGACCGGAGGCGGCTCCACGGGCGGCGGATCGACCGGCGGCTCATCCACCGGCCAGGGCACGTCCAACGGCGATTACGGCAACGCGTACGTGGCCGGCCAGTGCACGTGGTACGTCTACAACCGCCGTGCGGAGATGGGCATCGGCACGCCCTCCTACCTGGGCAACGGCGGCGACTGGTGGCGCACCGCGCCCAGCTACGGGCTGCGCGTGGACCACAATCCGCAGGTCGGCGCGGCGCTGTCGTTCATCCCCGGTCAGGATTTCTCCGATGGCGTCTACGGCCATGTCGCCGTGGTCGAGGCCGTGTACGGCGACGGCACTTTCCTGATCTCCGAGATGAACTGGGGCGGTCCGTACCAGCTGCACAGCCGCGTGCTGACCAATATGGGCCAGTACTGGTTCGTGCACTGA
- the smpB gene encoding SsrA-binding protein SmpB has protein sequence MAKESGTKLIVQNKKARHDYAIEDHYEAGLVLTGTEVKSLREGRASLAEAFISIDRRGEMWLEGANIPEYLNGTWNNHAPKRKRKLLLHEREIVKLSRQSEAKGYTIIPISLYFKNGRVKAEIALARGKREFDKRQALREEQDKREALRVMRYKNMRAR, from the coding sequence ATGGCCAAGGAAAGCGGCACGAAGCTGATCGTGCAGAACAAGAAGGCCCGGCACGACTATGCCATCGAGGACCATTACGAGGCCGGCCTCGTCCTGACCGGCACGGAGGTCAAGTCGCTGCGCGAGGGCAGGGCCTCGCTGGCGGAGGCGTTCATCTCCATCGACCGGCGCGGCGAGATGTGGCTCGAAGGCGCGAACATCCCCGAATACCTGAACGGCACGTGGAACAACCACGCGCCCAAGCGCAAGCGCAAGCTGCTGCTGCACGAGCGCGAGATCGTCAAGCTGTCCCGCCAGTCCGAGGCGAAGGGCTACACCATCATCCCGATCAGCCTGTATTTCAAGAACGGGCGGGTCAAGGCCGAAATCGCGTTGGCCCGGGGCAAGAGGGAATTCGACAAGCGCCAGGCCCTGCGCGAGGAGCAGGACAAGCGTGAGGCGCTGCGCGTCATGCGCTACAAGAACATGCGCGCCCGCTGA
- a CDS encoding ABC transporter substrate-binding protein translates to MFKIMKSAAAAALSAAMLLAVAACGTSDAATDGQGKASNTTTGYDVSAVAKDDAIAALVPESVAKDGELSVGMELSYAPAEFLAEDGKTPVGYDVDIATALGKVFGLETKIVSSTFDSIVPSVGAKYDLGITAMTINEDRMQAVDFVSYYKAGSSWVVAKGNPNKVDTSDLCGLKIAVQTGTVQEEDANKAAEQCKADGKDKVEVLSTKLQTDAATSVVTGKADVFYADSPVGAYAITQTDGQLEALGDVEGTAKQGIAIKKGDTQMDEAVRQAVQKLMDDGTYLKILKHWGVESGALDKAEINPTDLS, encoded by the coding sequence ATGTTCAAGATCATGAAATCCGCGGCCGCGGCGGCGCTGAGCGCGGCCATGCTGCTGGCCGTCGCCGCGTGCGGCACCAGCGACGCCGCCACCGACGGGCAGGGCAAGGCATCCAACACCACCACCGGCTACGACGTGAGCGCGGTCGCCAAGGACGATGCGATCGCCGCGCTCGTGCCCGAGTCGGTCGCCAAGGACGGCGAGCTGTCGGTCGGTATGGAGCTGTCGTACGCTCCGGCCGAATTCCTGGCCGAGGACGGCAAGACCCCGGTCGGCTACGATGTGGACATCGCCACGGCGCTCGGCAAGGTGTTCGGTCTGGAGACCAAGATCGTCTCCTCCACCTTCGATTCGATCGTGCCGTCCGTGGGCGCCAAGTACGATCTCGGCATCACGGCGATGACCATCAACGAGGACCGCATGCAGGCCGTCGACTTCGTGAGCTACTACAAGGCCGGCTCCAGCTGGGTGGTGGCCAAGGGCAACCCGAACAAGGTGGACACGTCCGACCTGTGCGGTCTGAAGATCGCGGTGCAGACCGGCACCGTGCAGGAGGAGGACGCCAACAAGGCCGCCGAGCAGTGCAAGGCCGACGGCAAGGACAAGGTCGAGGTGCTCTCCACCAAGCTGCAGACCGATGCGGCCACCAGCGTGGTGACCGGCAAGGCCGACGTGTTCTACGCGGATTCCCCGGTCGGCGCCTACGCGATCACCCAGACCGACGGCCAGCTGGAGGCACTCGGCGACGTCGAGGGTACCGCCAAGCAGGGCATCGCCATCAAGAAGGGCGACACGCAGATGGACGAGGCCGTGCGCCAGGCCGTCCAGAAGCTCATGGACGACGGCACGTACCTGAAGATCCTCAAGCACTGGGGCGTCGAGTCCGGCGCGCTCGACAAGGCCGAGATCAATCCGACCGACCTGTCGTGA
- a CDS encoding amino acid ABC transporter permease produces MAKKQADGDGLNIPNRITALPVRRVGPVVAAVIVVLLAAMLVQGLITNPKLDWPTVWKYLFNENVLEGIGYTLLLTVISMVVAIILSVILAIMRKSINPVLRGVSWFFIWFFRGTPVYTQLVFWGLFAVLIPKISLGVPFTSISFWSIDSDVVITAFNAAWIGLALNEAAYLSEIVRAGLEAVDPGQTEAAKALGMNRTLIMRRIILPQAMRIIIPPTGNETIGMLKTTSLVLAVPFTLELQFATNAIANRIYKPIPLLIVACFWYLLITSILMVVQSRLEKHFGKGFDARAMGTRGKQPPLPGKTDGEPKDDVNKLNEAAFNGLTA; encoded by the coding sequence ATGGCGAAGAAACAGGCCGACGGCGATGGCCTGAACATCCCGAACCGCATCACGGCGCTGCCGGTCAGGCGCGTCGGCCCGGTGGTGGCGGCCGTCATCGTCGTGCTGCTTGCCGCGATGCTGGTCCAGGGGCTGATCACCAACCCGAAGCTGGACTGGCCGACCGTTTGGAAGTACCTGTTCAACGAGAACGTGCTCGAGGGCATCGGCTACACGCTGCTGCTGACCGTGATCTCGATGGTGGTGGCGATCATCCTGTCGGTGATCCTCGCGATCATGCGCAAGTCCATCAACCCGGTGCTGCGCGGCGTCAGCTGGTTCTTCATCTGGTTCTTCCGCGGCACCCCGGTGTACACGCAGCTCGTGTTCTGGGGCCTGTTCGCCGTGCTGATCCCGAAGATCAGCCTCGGCGTGCCGTTCACGTCGATCAGCTTCTGGAGCATCGACTCCGACGTGGTCATCACCGCATTCAACGCGGCGTGGATCGGCTTGGCCCTCAACGAGGCGGCCTACCTGTCGGAGATCGTGCGCGCCGGCCTCGAGGCGGTCGACCCCGGCCAGACCGAGGCCGCGAAGGCGCTCGGCATGAACCGCACCCTGATCATGCGGCGCATCATCCTGCCCCAGGCCATGCGCATCATCATCCCGCCGACCGGCAACGAGACGATCGGCATGCTCAAGACCACGTCGCTCGTGCTCGCCGTGCCGTTTACGCTCGAGCTGCAGTTCGCCACCAACGCGATCGCCAATCGCATCTACAAGCCGATCCCGCTGCTCATCGTGGCCTGCTTCTGGTATTTGCTCATCACCTCGATCCTCATGGTCGTCCAGTCGCGGCTGGAAAAGCACTTCGGCAAGGGCTTCGACGCGCGCGCGATGGGCACGCGCGGCAAGCAGCCGCCGCTGCCGGGCAAGACCGACGGCGAGCCGAAGGACGACGTGAACAAGCTCAACGAAGCCGCATTCAACGGCCTGACCGCATAG
- a CDS encoding amino acid ABC transporter ATP-binding protein: MSGQNDSIRPTADRPEPAGGRAPAVKATQVHKAFGSLHVLKGVDMTIMPGTVTVILGPSGSGKSTFLRLINQLETLTGGSIEVDGELIGYKRVDKGGRQVLQTLDDKAIAAQRSKLGMVFQRFNLFPHMTAIENVMEAPVHVKHMSRADARALAAEELGRVGLGDRLDYYPSELSGGQQQRVAIARALAMKPEIMLFDEPTSALDPELVGEVLGVMLSLAREGMTMIVVTHEIGFAREVADQVVFMDGGVVVEQGGPEIIDHPSEPRFKDFLQHVL; the protein is encoded by the coding sequence ATGAGCGGACAGAACGATTCCATCCGGCCCACGGCGGACCGCCCGGAGCCCGCCGGCGGGCGCGCTCCGGCCGTCAAGGCCACCCAGGTGCACAAGGCCTTCGGCTCGCTGCACGTGCTCAAGGGCGTCGACATGACCATCATGCCCGGCACGGTGACCGTGATCCTCGGCCCCTCCGGCTCCGGCAAATCCACGTTCCTGCGTCTGATCAACCAGCTGGAGACCCTGACCGGCGGCTCGATCGAGGTCGACGGTGAGCTGATCGGCTACAAGCGCGTGGACAAGGGCGGGCGGCAGGTGCTGCAGACCCTCGACGACAAGGCCATCGCCGCGCAGCGCTCCAAGCTCGGCATGGTGTTCCAGCGGTTCAACCTGTTCCCGCACATGACCGCCATCGAGAACGTGATGGAAGCCCCCGTGCACGTCAAGCATATGAGCCGTGCCGATGCGCGTGCGCTCGCCGCCGAGGAGCTCGGTCGCGTCGGGCTCGGTGACCGGCTCGACTACTACCCGTCCGAGCTCTCGGGCGGCCAGCAGCAGCGCGTGGCCATCGCCCGCGCGCTGGCGATGAAGCCCGAGATCATGCTGTTCGACGAGCCGACCTCCGCGCTCGACCCCGAGCTGGTCGGCGAGGTGCTTGGCGTGATGCTCTCGCTCGCCAGGGAGGGCATGACGATGATCGTCGTCACGCACGAGATCGGCTTTGCGCGCGAGGTGGCCGATCAGGTCGTGTTCATGGACGGCGGCGTGGTCGTCGAGCAGGGCGGCCCCGAGATCATCGACCACCCGAGCGAACCGCGGTTCAAGGACTTCCTGCAGCACGTGCTGTAG